The Methylomicrobium lacus LW14 genome window below encodes:
- a CDS encoding TPM domain-containing protein, producing MVNIKRWLKHLFMPPWRWRAAFPSATLKAIEQAIGQSEIRHRGELRFAVENTLPPMQVWRGRTAADRAQQIFSDLRIWDTEENSGVLIYLMLADREVHIVADRGIARRVAQTEWDAIASAMQQAFQRGDFRDGALTGIESITSLLTTHFPAAALNPNELPNRPVVIKE from the coding sequence ATGGTAAATATCAAACGTTGGCTCAAACATCTGTTCATGCCGCCCTGGCGCTGGCGCGCGGCCTTTCCTTCGGCCACGCTGAAAGCCATCGAACAGGCGATCGGCCAATCCGAAATCCGGCACCGCGGCGAGCTGCGCTTTGCGGTCGAAAATACGCTGCCGCCCATGCAGGTGTGGCGTGGACGCACGGCCGCCGACCGGGCGCAGCAAATTTTTTCCGATTTGCGCATCTGGGACACCGAAGAGAACAGCGGCGTCCTGATTTATCTGATGCTGGCCGACCGGGAGGTCCATATCGTCGCAGATCGCGGCATCGCCCGGCGCGTTGCGCAAACCGAATGGGACGCGATTGCCTCGGCGATGCAGCAGGCTTTTCAGCGCGGCGATTTCCGGGATGGCGCACTGACCGGCATCGAATCCATCACCAGCCTGCTTACAACGCATTTTCCCGCCGCTGCGCTGAACCCCAATGAACTGCCGAACCGGCCCGTCGTTATCAAGGAATAA
- a CDS encoding TPM domain-containing protein translates to MIRMRSRLRPALGLILLLFLGTALAQLALPDLSRRVTDLTGTLTAEQTNALENKLAAFETEKGSQIAVLIIDTTQPEDIAAYGIRVADAWKIGRKNIDDGAILIVAKNDRRLRLEVGYGLEGVLPDAVAKRIIADTIKPYFKQGEYAAGIDAGVTEIMDLIRGEALPAPQASADNAPSESAFLFILGAGLIAGFILSLILGRPLAGLIAGLGCTAVSALFFGLGFAIFLGIMVFFLIIGGNRYSGWSSGGGYRSGGGGGGGGSWGGGGGGFGGGGASDSW, encoded by the coding sequence ATGATTCGGATGCGGTCGCGGCTCAGGCCGGCTTTAGGACTGATTCTGCTGCTGTTCCTCGGTACAGCTTTGGCGCAGCTTGCGCTGCCCGATTTGTCGAGGCGCGTGACCGATCTGACCGGCACGCTCACCGCCGAGCAGACGAACGCGCTCGAAAACAAGCTCGCCGCATTCGAAACAGAAAAAGGCAGCCAGATCGCGGTGCTGATCATCGATACCACGCAGCCCGAAGACATCGCCGCCTACGGCATCAGGGTCGCGGACGCCTGGAAAATCGGCCGAAAAAATATCGACGACGGAGCGATTTTGATCGTCGCCAAGAACGACCGCCGATTGCGGCTCGAAGTCGGCTACGGACTCGAAGGCGTACTTCCCGACGCCGTAGCCAAACGCATCATTGCCGACACCATCAAGCCTTACTTCAAGCAAGGCGAATACGCCGCCGGCATCGATGCCGGCGTGACTGAGATCATGGATCTGATCCGGGGCGAGGCTTTGCCTGCGCCACAGGCAAGCGCCGATAATGCCCCCTCGGAATCGGCTTTCTTGTTCATCCTGGGCGCCGGCCTGATCGCGGGCTTCATCCTGTCCCTGATACTGGGACGTCCCCTGGCAGGCTTGATCGCAGGGCTCGGCTGTACGGCCGTGTCGGCGCTGTTCTTCGGCTTGGGATTTGCGATCTTTTTGGGCATCATGGTGTTCTTTCTGATCATCGGCGGCAACCGCTATAGCGGCTGGTCCAGCGGCGGCGGTTATCGCAGCGGCGGTGGCGGTGGCGGTGGCGGCTCCTGGGGCGGCGGCGGGGGCGGTTTCGGCGGCGGAGGCGCGTCAGACTCATGGTAA
- a CDS encoding LemA family protein, producing the protein MYQWIIALLLASILSGCGYNDLQVSDEDVKAGWAEVLNQYKRRADLVPNLVNVVKGYAAHEKDVLAEVTEARARVGAIQATPELVNDEEAFKKFIAAQGQMTGALSRLLAVAENYPQLKADGLFRDLQAQLEGTENRITVARNRYIDTVKNYNVIVRSLPTNLTAMLFGYKTKPSFTVENEQAVTEPPKVDFGAPAPAPGR; encoded by the coding sequence ATGTATCAATGGATAATCGCCCTGCTCCTGGCCAGCATCCTGTCCGGTTGCGGCTATAACGACCTCCAGGTTAGCGATGAAGACGTCAAGGCCGGCTGGGCGGAGGTGCTGAATCAATACAAGCGCCGCGCCGATCTGGTGCCTAATCTGGTCAATGTGGTCAAGGGCTACGCGGCTCACGAAAAGGATGTCCTGGCCGAAGTCACCGAGGCGCGCGCTCGCGTCGGCGCGATCCAGGCCACGCCCGAACTGGTCAACGATGAGGAAGCGTTCAAAAAATTCATCGCGGCCCAGGGCCAGATGACCGGCGCCCTATCGCGTCTGCTGGCGGTAGCCGAGAATTATCCGCAGCTGAAGGCCGACGGACTGTTTCGCGATTTACAGGCACAATTGGAGGGAACCGAAAATCGCATCACGGTCGCGCGCAATCGCTACATAGACACCGTAAAGAACTACAACGTGATCGTACGCTCGCTGCCGACCAACCTCACCGCGATGCTGTTCGGCTACAAAACCAAGCCCAGCTTCACGGTCGAAAACGAGCAGGCCGTCACCGAACCGCCAAAAGTCGATTTCGGCGCGCCGGCCCCGGCGCCCGGCCGGTAA
- a CDS encoding quinoprotein dehydrogenase-associated SoxYZ-like carrier yields MNVTKFLSLVLVLSMPPLAAFAEGDENEWNATLKNQYFAGKTITEGNEVIELEAPYRAEDPALVPLKIVSKIPQTQDTYIKKILVLVDKNPFPFVGEFALTPDSGKADLAMRIRVNTYSYIRAIAELNDGRLVMTKKFVKASGGCSAPIGADLDASLKRLGKMKFRLDGGVKTAEPNLVQLMISHPNITGMQMDQMTRFVKKSHFIEQLKVTFNGKPVLTAKTDIAISSDPNFRFYFVPPSAGVLKAEIRDTSCESPIARDACAKGSTYSETFEVK; encoded by the coding sequence ATGAATGTGACTAAATTTCTATCGCTTGTGCTGGTTTTGTCCATGCCACCATTGGCGGCCTTTGCCGAAGGCGATGAAAACGAATGGAACGCGACGCTAAAAAATCAATATTTTGCCGGTAAAACGATTACGGAAGGCAATGAAGTGATAGAACTCGAAGCGCCTTACCGGGCCGAAGATCCGGCGCTGGTGCCGTTGAAAATCGTCAGCAAAATCCCGCAGACGCAGGACACTTACATCAAAAAAATCCTGGTGCTGGTCGATAAAAATCCGTTTCCTTTCGTCGGCGAGTTTGCCTTGACGCCCGACAGCGGCAAGGCCGATCTGGCGATGCGGATACGGGTCAATACCTACAGCTATATTCGCGCGATCGCCGAATTGAACGACGGCAGACTGGTGATGACGAAGAAATTCGTGAAAGCGAGCGGCGGCTGTTCCGCGCCGATCGGCGCCGATCTCGATGCCTCGTTGAAACGGCTCGGCAAAATGAAATTCCGGCTCGATGGCGGCGTCAAAACGGCCGAACCGAATCTGGTGCAATTGATGATCAGCCATCCGAACATTACCGGCATGCAGATGGATCAGATGACGCGCTTCGTCAAGAAGTCGCATTTTATCGAGCAGTTGAAAGTCACCTTCAACGGCAAGCCGGTGTTGACAGCGAAGACCGATATTGCGATCAGTTCGGACCCGAATTTCCGATTCTATTTCGTGCCGCCATCGGCCGGGGTCTTGAAAGCGGAAATCAGAGATACTTCCTGCGAAAGCCCGATCGCGCGGGATGCCTGTGCAAAAGGCTCGACATATAGCGAAACATTCGAGGTTAAGTAA
- a CDS encoding beta-ketoacyl synthase chain length factor — MLAIPKVADFVLNDWGVCAPGLHSKDGWSGFRLGAREISNGLPKVPDFIPKLQQRRLSPLARLVFNAIDQCLKPGETLPTVFSSAHGEVGKALEMLQMIQAGEELSPTAFSLSVHNAIAGLYSIAYHNQQEITVMAPGLDGLAPAFLEALGLLQEGAEQVLVVLYDEPIADFYPLAPFKLNAEFPCALALRLSLGGAGMALHLSRAPECLDDREQPLQLPPFIDFLQGDNTESGLSFQGRGWRWEKI; from the coding sequence ATGCTCGCCATCCCTAAGGTTGCCGATTTTGTGCTGAATGACTGGGGCGTCTGCGCGCCGGGTCTGCACAGCAAGGATGGCTGGAGCGGCTTTCGGCTCGGCGCGCGGGAAATCAGCAACGGTTTGCCCAAAGTACCCGATTTCATCCCGAAGTTACAGCAGCGCCGTTTGAGCCCGTTGGCCAGATTGGTTTTCAATGCGATCGATCAATGCCTGAAGCCCGGAGAAACCTTGCCGACGGTCTTCAGTTCCGCGCATGGCGAGGTTGGCAAAGCGCTCGAAATGCTGCAAATGATTCAGGCCGGCGAGGAACTATCGCCGACCGCATTCAGTTTGTCGGTGCATAATGCGATCGCGGGGCTGTATTCGATCGCCTACCACAATCAACAGGAAATCACGGTAATGGCACCTGGGCTCGATGGCCTCGCGCCGGCTTTCCTAGAAGCGCTCGGTCTGTTGCAGGAAGGCGCCGAACAGGTGCTCGTGGTCCTGTACGATGAGCCGATCGCCGACTTTTATCCTCTCGCTCCGTTTAAATTGAATGCCGAATTTCCTTGCGCCCTGGCACTTCGTCTATCCTTGGGTGGGGCGGGCATGGCGCTGCATTTGAGCCGCGCGCCGGAATGCCTGGATGACCGCGAGCAGCCGCTGCAATTGCCGCCGTTTATCGATTTTTTGCAGGGCGACAACACGGAGTCCGGTTTGAGTTTTCAGGGGCGCGGTTGGCGATGGGAAAAAATTTAA
- a CDS encoding lysophospholipid acyltransferase family protein translates to MGKNLIYKLTYLWRLFGTAVSFTAFGVGGFLLWVLVFPLLSVLPGSRRERIKRGQHVVHYSFYVFIGLMHQIGIMTYEIVGLEKLNRPGQLIIANHPTLVDIVFLISRVREASCIVKASLWRNPAMRGPILNAGYISNGDPEQMIEECVNWLRAGGSMIIFPEGTRSVPGKPYRFQRGAAAIALQAGKIVTPVTLSCYPSTLTKAEPWYSIPYRQRFHLAMHVGEDIPLEPFQQIEPKSIAVRRLNQFLQDYFTEQREIYQNHGK, encoded by the coding sequence ATGGGAAAAAATTTAATCTACAAGCTGACCTATCTTTGGCGGCTTTTCGGCACCGCAGTCAGTTTCACGGCCTTCGGCGTCGGCGGGTTTCTGCTCTGGGTGCTGGTATTTCCGCTCCTGTCGGTCTTACCCGGCAGCCGCCGGGAGCGGATCAAACGCGGCCAGCACGTGGTGCATTACAGTTTTTATGTGTTCATCGGCCTGATGCACCAGATCGGCATCATGACTTATGAGATCGTCGGGCTCGAAAAATTGAACCGGCCAGGCCAATTGATCATCGCGAACCATCCGACGCTGGTCGATATCGTGTTTCTGATCAGCCGGGTCAGGGAAGCCAGCTGCATCGTGAAGGCGTCGCTCTGGCGCAATCCGGCCATGCGCGGGCCGATTTTGAATGCGGGTTACATCAGCAACGGCGATCCCGAACAGATGATAGAGGAATGCGTGAACTGGCTGCGCGCGGGCGGCTCGATGATCATTTTTCCGGAAGGCACCCGTTCGGTGCCCGGCAAGCCTTACCGCTTTCAACGCGGGGCCGCCGCGATCGCCTTGCAGGCCGGAAAAATCGTCACGCCGGTCACTCTGTCCTGTTATCCGAGCACCTTGACCAAGGCCGAGCCGTGGTACAGCATTCCTTACCGTCAGCGTTTTCATCTGGCGATGCATGTCGGCGAGGACATCCCGCTGGAACCGTTTCAGCAGATTGAACCCAAATCGATCGCGGTGCGCCGTTTGAATCAGTTTTTACAGGATTATTTTACCGAACAGAGAGAAATCTATCAGAACCATGGAAAATGA
- a CDS encoding phosphopantetheine-binding protein, whose translation MENELKQLIIETLDLEDIGVDDIDSDAALFNEGLGLDSIDALELGLAIRKKYNVKINAEKEDVTKIFASISALANYIQTARS comes from the coding sequence ATGGAAAATGAATTGAAACAATTGATCATCGAGACGCTGGACCTGGAGGATATCGGCGTCGATGACATCGACAGCGATGCGGCGCTGTTCAACGAAGGGCTCGGGCTCGATTCGATCGACGCGCTCGAACTGGGCCTCGCGATCCGAAAAAAATATAATGTTAAAATCAACGCCGAAAAAGAAGACGTGACGAAAATATTCGCCTCGATTTCCGCCTTGGCCAACTATATTCAAACCGCGCGCAGTTGA
- a CDS encoding acyl carrier protein has translation MENREQILAAIQGLMVEMFELDKEDITLEARLYQDLDFDSIDAVDMIVRLKEITGKAVKPEDFKTARTIGDVVEAVYKMVNA, from the coding sequence ATGGAAAATCGTGAACAAATTTTGGCGGCCATTCAGGGCTTGATGGTCGAGATGTTTGAATTGGACAAAGAGGACATTACGCTGGAGGCGCGGCTGTATCAAGACCTCGATTTCGACAGCATCGATGCGGTCGATATGATCGTCAGGCTGAAGGAAATAACCGGCAAGGCGGTCAAGCCGGAGGATTTCAAAACGGCGCGCACGATCGGCGATGTGGTCGAGGCGGTTTATAAGATGGTCAATGCATAG
- a CDS encoding membrane protein, whose protein sequence is MRPLINIVIGLLTIAYPFAVYFGIQYFEPWKIAAVLIGLLMIRQAFGGFKALGGRLIVIAGMIFCALAIWRNDPITLRFYPVMMNGALLTLFTWSLFHPPTVIERLARLRHPDLPPSGVAYTRRVTQVWCGFFMLNGGIALATALWSSFEIWSLYNGLIAYLLMGTLFGGEYLVRIRTQKHVE, encoded by the coding sequence ATGCGTCCATTGATCAACATCGTCATAGGTCTTTTGACTATCGCCTATCCCTTCGCGGTCTATTTCGGCATCCAGTATTTCGAACCGTGGAAAATCGCCGCAGTTTTGATAGGCTTGTTGATGATCAGACAGGCTTTCGGCGGCTTCAAGGCACTAGGCGGCCGGCTGATAGTGATCGCCGGTATGATCTTTTGCGCGCTCGCGATCTGGCGCAACGATCCGATTACCCTGCGATTTTATCCGGTCATGATGAATGGCGCGTTGCTGACGCTGTTTACCTGGAGTCTGTTCCATCCGCCGACCGTGATCGAACGTCTGGCCCGCCTGCGTCATCCGGACCTGCCGCCTTCGGGCGTTGCTTATACGCGGCGTGTGACCCAGGTCTGGTGCGGCTTTTTCATGCTGAACGGCGGCATCGCGTTGGCGACCGCATTATGGAGCAGTTTCGAAATCTGGAGTTTATACAACGGCCTGATAGCTTATTTGCTGATGGGCACTTTGTTTGGCGGCGAATACCTGGTGCGGATCAGAACACAAAAGCATGTGGAATAA
- a CDS encoding AMP-binding protein produces the protein MWNNLILLSTCGIEVMQDPVPIARHQGMLYRSDQFAKAVGTWAHTLRREPDRRYALYTQDAYPFAVLLFALLHAGKEVWISGNNLPETARQLRLERCRLLGDWPDDPFDADLLTTEGSDSRLTALAMDVPCIVLFTSGSSGPPKAVPKTLRQLQAEIDMLESLWGGLLEDACIAGTVSHQHIYGLLFRVLWPLSAGRCFHSPMFLSPEALLADGDAAKTCWIASPGHLKRLDEQSPWQGIAGLAAIFSSGGPLPAEAARQIFTASGRKVIEVYGSTETGGIAWRQASGQIDASWQPFADIRIQWIADRPHLYSPYLTAQDGLPLDDRLTQLDDGRFLLHGRQDRIVKIEEKRLSLTALEQRLQDTHWIAEAYALVLARHRDVVAIAAVLNDSGAAQLQEQGRNALIKQLRSVLADSFDAVTLPRKWLFVNSIPLTTQGKVNQELLTSLMNTDTRSLPRVLAAEMDVACVRLRIKVPKELSYFPDHFPEFPLLPGVVQIGWAEHFGKIFFPVTAPFSHMEVIKFGKMIRPDDELELSLEWREASGKLVFQYSRGAEPYSSGRLVYGAES, from the coding sequence ATGTGGAATAATTTGATTTTGCTGTCAACGTGCGGCATCGAAGTGATGCAGGACCCGGTGCCGATCGCACGCCATCAGGGGATGCTGTATCGGAGTGATCAATTCGCTAAGGCGGTCGGCACTTGGGCGCATACATTGCGGAGAGAACCCGATCGGCGTTATGCGTTATATACGCAGGATGCCTATCCGTTTGCGGTACTGTTGTTCGCGCTGCTGCATGCCGGCAAGGAAGTCTGGATTTCCGGCAACAATCTGCCCGAAACCGCGCGGCAACTGCGTCTTGAACGATGCCGACTGCTGGGCGACTGGCCGGATGATCCTTTCGATGCGGATTTACTGACGACAGAAGGCTCGGATAGCCGTCTTACGGCTCTCGCTATGGATGTTCCCTGCATCGTCCTGTTTACCTCGGGTTCCTCGGGGCCGCCGAAAGCGGTGCCGAAAACCCTGCGCCAGTTACAGGCCGAAATTGATATGCTGGAAAGTCTTTGGGGAGGCTTGCTGGAAGATGCATGTATTGCGGGCACGGTCAGTCATCAGCATATCTATGGCCTGTTGTTCAGGGTGTTATGGCCGCTGTCGGCGGGGCGCTGTTTCCATAGCCCAATGTTTTTGAGCCCCGAAGCGCTCTTGGCTGATGGCGATGCCGCCAAGACTTGCTGGATCGCGAGTCCCGGCCATCTGAAGCGACTCGACGAGCAATCGCCCTGGCAGGGTATCGCCGGCCTTGCGGCGATTTTTAGCTCAGGCGGCCCCTTGCCAGCGGAAGCGGCCCGGCAAATCTTCACTGCCAGCGGCCGCAAGGTGATCGAAGTTTACGGCAGCACCGAGACCGGCGGCATTGCCTGGCGGCAGGCGTCCGGGCAGATCGACGCGTCGTGGCAGCCGTTTGCGGATATCCGGATCCAATGGATAGCCGACAGGCCCCATCTTTATTCGCCTTATTTGACCGCTCAGGACGGCCTGCCGTTGGATGATCGTCTGACCCAACTGGATGACGGCCGCTTTCTGCTGCACGGAAGGCAGGACCGTATCGTCAAGATCGAAGAGAAAAGGCTGTCGCTGACCGCCCTGGAGCAGCGTCTTCAGGATACGCACTGGATTGCCGAAGCCTACGCGTTGGTGCTGGCCCGTCACCGGGATGTGGTCGCGATCGCGGCGGTCTTGAATGATAGTGGCGCGGCACAGCTTCAGGAGCAGGGTAGAAACGCGCTGATCAAACAATTGCGTAGCGTCCTTGCCGACAGTTTCGACGCGGTGACGCTGCCCAGAAAATGGCTGTTCGTGAACTCAATTCCGCTGACCACGCAAGGCAAAGTGAACCAGGAACTTTTGACCTCGCTGATGAATACCGATACCCGGAGCCTGCCGAGAGTGCTGGCCGCCGAAATGGATGTGGCCTGTGTGCGCCTCAGGATCAAAGTGCCGAAGGAGCTCAGTTATTTTCCTGATCATTTTCCGGAATTTCCGTTATTGCCGGGCGTGGTGCAGATCGGCTGGGCGGAGCATTTCGGCAAGATTTTTTTTCCGGTCACCGCGCCTTTTTCGCATATGGAAGTGATCAAGTTCGGCAAGATGATCCGTCCGGATGACGAACTGGAATTAAGCCTGGAATGGCGTGAAGCTTCCGGCAAATTGGTTTTCCAATACAGCAGGGGAGCCGAGCCCTACAGTTCCGGGCGCCTGGTCTATGGAGCCGAGTCTTGA
- a CDS encoding glycosyltransferase family 2 protein codes for MKTCLIIPVYNHEQALPHVVAAIKPFGLPGFLIDDGSSKICREVLEDCARREADWLTLIVRADNGGKGAAVLDGFRAATAQGFTHALQIDADGQHQIEDIPRFLEASRQHPEALIAGQPVFGKEAPLSRQYGRQFTNLWVWINTLSLAIGDAMCGFRLYPLAAVERLCANAKISRRMDFDIDIIVRLYWQGVWVINLPTRVSYPLDGVSHFRLWRDNLMISKIHARLFFGMLARLPRLIPRHWR; via the coding sequence TTGAAAACCTGCCTCATCATCCCCGTTTACAACCATGAACAGGCGCTGCCGCATGTGGTCGCGGCGATCAAGCCTTTCGGCTTGCCTGGCTTTTTGATCGATGACGGCAGTTCTAAGATTTGCCGGGAGGTGCTCGAAGATTGCGCCCGCCGTGAAGCCGATTGGCTGACCTTGATCGTCCGCGCCGACAACGGCGGCAAGGGCGCGGCGGTGCTCGACGGCTTCCGGGCTGCGACCGCGCAAGGCTTTACCCATGCCTTGCAGATCGATGCGGACGGCCAGCATCAAATCGAAGACATCCCGCGCTTTTTGGAGGCGAGCCGGCAGCACCCGGAGGCGTTGATCGCAGGCCAGCCGGTCTTCGGCAAGGAGGCGCCGCTTAGCCGCCAGTATGGCCGCCAGTTCACCAATCTCTGGGTCTGGATCAATACCTTGTCACTGGCGATCGGCGATGCGATGTGCGGCTTCAGGCTGTATCCGCTGGCGGCGGTCGAACGGCTCTGCGCAAACGCCAAGATCAGCCGGCGCATGGATTTCGATATCGACATCATCGTCAGGCTGTACTGGCAGGGTGTGTGGGTGATCAATCTGCCGACCCGGGTCAGTTACCCGCTGGACGGCGTCTCGCATTTTCGGCTGTGGCGCGACAATCTGATGATCTCGAAAATCCACGCGCGGTTGTTTTTCGGCATGCTGGCGCGCCTGCCTCGCCTGATTCCGAGGCATTGGCGATGA
- a CDS encoding HAL/PAL/TAL family ammonia-lyase produces MKGGLISKTVIFDGHPLSIEDIGRITHRQAFAELSRAPAFVDRIDKGARFIETLLNEQGFVYGVTTGFGDSCTIPIPLEWVNELSRHLYTFHGCGLGEHFSAEETRAILAVRLNSLAQGYSGVRYLLLLRLAALLEHDILPLIPKEGSVGASGDLTPLSYVAAVLAGEREVLYQGERRHAGEVFTTLGIEPLVLKPKEGLAIMNGTAAMTGVACLAYRRAEYLSRLATRITSLASIALAGNAYHYDEKLFTVKPHPGQNRAAGRIRADLQLTEAAPRHDTRLQDRYSLRCAPHVIGVLEDALPWLRQFIENELNSANDNPIIDAEGEHVLHGGHFYGGHIAFAMDSMKAAVANLADLLDRQMAQLMDTKFNQGLPANLSGASGPAAGLNHGFKAVQIAVSAWTAEALKLTMPASVFSRSTECHNQDKVSMGTIAARDCIRIIELTEQVAAAMLLAAVQGVELRGGLEALSPAVVRTLQQVRERSPFLSEDRGLEKELRWMVESIRDQGLLLYGTE; encoded by the coding sequence ATGAAAGGGGGCTTAATCAGCAAAACCGTCATTTTTGACGGCCATCCGCTCAGTATCGAAGACATCGGCCGGATTACGCACAGGCAGGCATTCGCCGAATTGAGCCGGGCGCCGGCCTTCGTCGATCGTATCGATAAAGGCGCGCGCTTCATCGAGACGCTGTTAAATGAGCAAGGCTTCGTCTATGGCGTGACGACCGGCTTCGGCGATTCCTGCACCATTCCGATTCCGCTCGAATGGGTCAACGAACTTTCAAGGCATCTGTACACCTTCCACGGCTGCGGCCTCGGAGAGCATTTCAGCGCCGAAGAAACCCGCGCGATTCTGGCCGTGCGCCTGAACAGCCTCGCGCAAGGCTACTCAGGAGTCCGTTACCTGCTGCTCCTGCGTCTGGCCGCTCTGCTCGAACATGACATCCTGCCGTTGATCCCGAAGGAAGGCTCGGTCGGCGCGAGCGGCGACTTGACGCCGCTGTCCTATGTCGCGGCGGTCTTGGCCGGCGAGCGCGAGGTGTTGTATCAGGGCGAGCGCCGCCATGCCGGCGAGGTCTTCACGACGCTTGGCATCGAGCCTTTGGTGTTGAAACCGAAGGAAGGCCTCGCGATCATGAACGGCACCGCGGCGATGACCGGCGTGGCCTGTCTGGCTTATCGGCGGGCGGAATACCTTTCGCGCCTGGCGACTCGAATCACCAGCCTCGCCTCGATCGCATTGGCAGGCAATGCCTATCACTACGACGAAAAACTGTTCACGGTCAAACCGCATCCCGGCCAAAATCGTGCGGCCGGCCGTATCCGCGCCGATTTGCAGTTGACCGAAGCCGCTCCGCGCCACGACACCCGCCTGCAGGACCGCTACTCGTTACGCTGCGCCCCGCATGTGATCGGCGTCCTCGAAGACGCACTCCCCTGGCTGCGCCAGTTTATCGAAAACGAACTGAACAGCGCGAACGACAACCCGATCATCGACGCGGAAGGCGAACATGTGCTGCACGGCGGCCATTTCTACGGCGGCCATATCGCCTTCGCGATGGACAGTATGAAGGCCGCGGTCGCCAATCTGGCCGATCTGTTGGACCGGCAAATGGCGCAGTTGATGGATACTAAATTCAATCAGGGTCTGCCGGCTAACCTGTCCGGCGCGAGCGGCCCCGCCGCCGGCCTGAACCATGGCTTCAAGGCCGTGCAGATCGCGGTCTCGGCCTGGACTGCCGAAGCCCTCAAACTGACCATGCCCGCCAGCGTCTTTTCGCGCTCGACCGAATGCCACAACCAGGACAAGGTCAGCATGGGCACGATCGCGGCCCGGGACTGCATCCGCATCATCGAACTGACCGAACAGGTCGCCGCCGCTATGCTGCTGGCGGCGGTGCAGGGCGTGGAACTCAGAGGCGGCCTGGAGGCGTTGAGTCCTGCTGTCGTCCGCACGCTGCAGCAGGTGCGCGAACGGAGCCCGTTTTTGAGCGAAGATAGAGGTCTCGAAAAGGAATTGCGTTGGATGGTGGAGTCGATACGAGATCAGGGTTTGCTTTTATACGGCACCGAGTAA
- a CDS encoding PqiC family protein: protein MNKLICRVDKQSASTSAVLVDALRLSTLPFLSIWLLSACAATPETHFYVLSPLSLPAQSSPSKAPKRLIGIGPVTVPALLERKQLVTRTGDNSITSSEFHQWAAPLKEAITETLAQNLSVLLQNDIIKAYPWSAYGDMDFHVIIDIARFETNAAQTAELRVNWSIMDDKSHRLLKHGQARIDRHQAGTGHADTVKALSETLEEFSRQLAGSLASLTP, encoded by the coding sequence ATGAATAAGTTGATATGTAGGGTGGATAAGCAAAGCGCATCCACCTCGGCGGTTTTGGTGGATGCGCTGCGCTTATCCACCCTACCCTTCCTGTCCATATGGCTGCTATCCGCCTGCGCCGCGACGCCGGAAACGCATTTCTATGTACTGAGCCCCTTAAGCCTCCCGGCGCAATCCTCTCCATCCAAAGCCCCGAAACGGCTGATCGGCATCGGCCCGGTCACCGTGCCCGCGCTGCTCGAACGCAAGCAGCTCGTCACCCGCACCGGCGACAACAGCATCACATCGAGCGAATTCCACCAATGGGCCGCGCCGTTAAAGGAGGCGATCACCGAAACGCTGGCGCAAAACCTGTCCGTTCTGCTGCAAAACGACATCATCAAAGCCTATCCGTGGAGCGCCTACGGCGACATGGATTTTCATGTGATCATCGACATCGCGCGCTTCGAAACGAACGCCGCGCAAACCGCCGAACTACGGGTAAACTGGTCGATCATGGACGATAAAAGCCATCGCCTACTCAAGCACGGCCAAGCCAGGATTGACCGCCATCAGGCCGGTACTGGCCATGCCGATACGGTCAAGGCATTGAGCGAAACCCTAGAGGAATTCAGCAGGCAGCTAGCCGGCAGCCTGGCTTCTCTAACCCCTTAG